The genome window AACGTTGGCCATTCGCTGCTGCGCTCACTCGAAGACAATGATGTGCTGAACTGCTGCAGCATTAAGCACCAAGGGACGAGCACCGATATCCACAACGACTCACCAACATGCTAGAGAATCAAGAGTACCAGCTTACCACGGCTCCGCGACAACTGACGTGGAATCCGCTTGATGGACTGAATTAAGCAAGGGAGAACAGTGACACGGGTCATCACCAACACAAACGTGCGGCATCGAGTAACGAACAGCTGAACGATGCCCACCTCTCATGCCTCCGGGCAAGCCTAGCTTCCACCACATGGATTGCACTTGTCGGTCAGAATAAGTAAGCCACACGGGAGCTGAGCTTGTGGCATCCAAAACAAATGTTCCCCAGAAAGACAATGCCGTTAATGATCAACGGACAAAAAAGAAATCACGAACATACCTAACCCCAGTTCCTATTGGTTAAAAAAGTTCCAGTCATAcagaacaagaaaaagaacaaaaaaatacaaTCAAGTTAGCCTGAATTAGATGGAATCAAGGGGCTTCATCGGACATGCCAAAGAATATTATTAGGCATGACCTTCTGATTTATGAGGACATAATACAAAAAAACCTATGTCCACTCCAATATCCGTGAACCGAAAAGCACACAGAACATTTACCCCTTTGTCAACGTCTACCAGATCTAGTTCCCAGGGCGATCCAACCTGCACGGCTCATCTTTCACCAGCTTAAGTGTTCAGTTCCCCTTCAATTCATCAAGCTCATCATCATCTTATTTtactctttcctttttctttttttttccccccttttttCCCTTCCTCCAGCCCTCCAGCAGAGGTATCTTTTCTGCCATTTTCTTTTTTTACCATTtgtctttttttaattttatttcgacaaatctttatcCTTGCTCTCCTTATCCTGCCCTACTTTCCTAAATCATGCTCTCAAGAACATTCATGCAAGGGCCCACTAAAATAGTGAAGGGCCTGCAAGATGTGTACCCATCCATCTTTCAGTCATCAGTTTCATCCTATTGGGAACATTAGACAATGAAAACCTAGACACTAACTGCTAGGTTTCATCTTTGGTATGCACCATGCGAAGCAAAAAACTTGTAATCCGGGTGTTCAACATGGTGGAGGCGCAACCAGTTGTCTGCATCTTGCAGCAGGGAGTTTGCCAGTTGCAACTCAGACCCACCATTAGGAGTCCATACAGTGCTTTTGAACTTGTAAGACGCCAACCCAAAAAGGGGAAGAGATATCATATGAACACCATCTACCTCCTGCGAGTGCTTAATGCTTGGACAAGCACTACCATCATCTGCATGAAAAGCACAGCACGTAAGTACAAAATCATACAAGACAGCATCTGATGTTTCATGttctttattttttaacttaaaaaggATCTAACATTCTTCTTCAAGGTTTTGTTCCTTTTAATCACTGAAGCAATAGGCATAAACAATAATCAAAGGGGCAATCTTATTGTTTCTACTTTCCATCTAAGAAAAAGGACCATTAAATCAAAATATCATAACGTTATACATGGaagcattaaataaaaaaaaacaaggagAAGATAGAGATTACCTTTTGCCGGTGTAGAAAGAGAATGAAAGGTCAGAAAGCAAGCATCCAGATCCTTCAAGGTTGGGCCAGTTGGTATCCGGTATATAGGGTACCTGCACATAGAAATATTTGAGTATCATCCATGATGCAAGTAAGACTTTATCAATAAATCTTACCATGCAACAGAAAGCCAACTGGATGGCAACAGGTCACAACTTCTAAGTGTCTTTAGTCCGGGAAAGTGCCTAGCAAGATCGGAAATCTGCGAGACACAAAGGTCATCATCATAAGCAGGTTTAAAACCCTAGGGACATATATGCCTGTAATAAGTTGAAAAACGTGCCTTGTCAGCTAAAGGTTCACGAATGAATGGAGGATCCTGTTCAAGGAACTCAAAGAGCAGATGACATTGAGAATTTCCAAAATTATCATCGTCGCTAGAGGATCCATCTTGCCTGTGTGCTTGCTTCTCACTCACATACAACTTATTCATCCTCAGACTGGTGCCACCAGTTGATATCCACTCATTTGAATAGTTCAGGCCCTTTTCGGACTCATATTCATCACTTCCATCACTACTAGAATCACGACAATCTCCATCGCTTTCCTGACTCATCTGCCTGTTGTGCATAATTAATAAGAACAGGCTAACTTGTGGCAGccttaaataattacaaatattgaaTCATACACTATCCACAAACAATGAACTTCACAATATGAAATTTGCAATATGGTTTTCTGCTTTTTGATAGATAGAAGAGAGTCATAGAAAGGCTCTTTCCattctgaaagaaaaaaaaaccatgTCCAATGCACATGGAAGCCCAAGAATATGTTAAAGATGCAATGGCCTTTGACAAAATGTAGCAAAGAGTTCATGATAGATCTACGTGTCAAGTGGTGATATTTTAATCTAACATGCAAGAAGAAAATAACTTTTATTAGGCATGAAAAAACTTAACCATTTAGGAGTAACTTGTATCTACAGAAGAAGAAACATAGATTATGAAAAGGTCAAAATGTAAAAATTTCAGTTTGATTCCTCAAACCAGTTAATTTGAAAACTAGAAACTGATACTTAAAGATTTCATAAATAATTTGATGAACACAGTTATACTATTTTTGCAGCAGTGCCCAATCCAGAGATCCACTAGGCATCATCAGGTGGAATTAGCCAACCCAGACCAATTTTAGTTGATTCCATGCTAGTTTCAATCAATTCCAGCTGCACTGGCCAATTCCATCATGTTACCGATCAGCCAAATCATGCATGACCGGTTCCAGAGAGTCTGAAACAGATTCCAGCCAGTTTTAAGTTTGAACTGTACTCCAGGCAATCTGACCGATTCTCAAACTTTTTAATCTAGTTGATTCATCTCAACCAAGTCTCAATCATTACTAGCTAATTACAATCGTTCAGGTTTCAATGTGGTCTGATCAATTTCTATCTGTTTAAATCCATGGATAAAGAGATGTATCCAAATCTATTTCCGTATATACTCTATGTATTCACATACAACTTGCAAATGATTAAAGATGGTGAACTTAACAGAAGTGCTATCTTCCACATGTGCTAGAGTGAATTTAACCAACATAACATATTCAACTTATGTGAATTTCACAATGCTCACTCCATAGATAAGAGGATCTCCAATTACTTTGATAAGATGACATATGCTGAACAAGCCCCAGTTACTTTGCTCTATGTTACCAAAATCCAATAAGCAAGTCATATCAGGAAGAATCAACATATAACACTAATAATAGAATGCATATATAGCAACCTATATATGCAATAAATAATTCAACATGGCAGCTACTTTTAAGAGGATAAACAAAAgcaagaagaaatatttttcgtgCCAAGATGAAGAAATCAAGATCGGAAGGCTCCAAACTGTCGCAAGAATCAGTACCTAGAACTGGCAGATGGGGTGCGCGATTGACCATACAACTGAATCCCAGACAAGAAGGGAACGTAGTACTGAATGACACTATCATTGccatgaagaagaagaggaacaccGACACCGTAAGCACTCCATTCCTTGAATGACTCCCAGAGGTCTGACAGAGCAAAATAAGGCTTGAACTTCACATCGCAAGTCCTCCACCCTTTAATCGTCGTCTGAAAACCAAGAAAACCTGAATAGAACTCCCAGAACCAAAGAAAGATGACGAAAAGGAGCCTTAACTTTCCGAACCTTGGACAAGTATTGAGCGGGAAACGATGGGGCGGTGGACTCCAAGAATCGGTCCAAGTTACAGGGCCGAGGGGCCACCGACAGGGGCTTCGAAGGCGGCTCCTCCAATCCAGCCTGGTTGTTCGAGTCACGGGAATCGGCAACCCCCGCGACAGCGCCGCCGTCCTTGGAAACCGGAGGGTCGGCAGGGGACActccagcggcggcggtggaaggGTTGCACCGGGACCTTTGCGGGCTCCGCTGGTGTTGACGGCGATGGTTCCTCCGCGGCTTGACGGCAATGTAGGAGCGATCCCCCTGGTGCGCAGGTCCCCATTGCAAACTCGTGCCCAACATGGCTACAGAACCCAGGCCCCGATCAACCCGTCAAGAACGCCTAAATTCCCCCAATCTGGGTTCGGAAACCTCAAGAAGTCGTATGCGACCGAACCCTAGAGCCCGACCGGCAGGGCAAGCGAGCGACCTCAAGAAAGAATAGAAGGGGGGCAGAACCAGGAAGAATCTtgaaggaaggaaaaggaatcgGAGAAACGCCGCGATTAGGGTTGCAAACTGAGGTCGATCGATAGGAAGGCAACGAAGGAATGACGGAAGGAAGGAAGACAGCCAGTGGGAGGGGGTATTAATAGGAGAACGATTGGGGTTAGGGATTAgcgaataatttaatttaaccG of Musa acuminata AAA Group cultivar baxijiao chromosome BXJ1-7, Cavendish_Baxijiao_AAA, whole genome shotgun sequence contains these proteins:
- the LOC103991445 gene encoding uncharacterized protein LOC103991445, with amino-acid sequence MLGTSLQWGPAHQGDRSYIAVKPRRNHRRQHQRSPQRSRCNPSTAAAGVSPADPPVSKDGGAVAGVADSRDSNNQAGLEEPPSKPLSVAPRPCNLDRFLESTAPSFPAQYLSKTTIKGWRTCDVKFKPYFALSDLWESFKEWSAYGVGVPLLLHGNDSVIQYYVPFLSGIQLYGQSRTPSASSRQMSQESDGDCRDSSSDGSDEYESEKGLNYSNEWISTGGTSLRMNKLYVSEKQAHRQDGSSSDDDNFGNSQCHLLFEFLEQDPPFIREPLADKISDLARHFPGLKTLRSCDLLPSSWLSVAWYPIYRIPTGPTLKDLDACFLTFHSLSTPAKDDGSACPSIKHSQEVDGVHMISLPLFGLASYKFKSTVWTPNGGSELQLANSLLQDADNWLRLHHVEHPDYKFFASHGAYQR